A genome region from Lates calcarifer isolate ASB-BC8 unplaced genomic scaffold, TLL_Latcal_v3 _unitig_2090_quiver_2381, whole genome shotgun sequence includes the following:
- the LOC108892157 gene encoding macrophage mannose receptor 1-like yields the protein MNMTEAQSYCREKYTDLATIDNMEDVNLLTSMADLSRMVYPTYSYRAWIGLYDDVNSWRWSLSDRSFYTQEEAEFRNWYSGEPDNYNSREHCAWITNDGQWNDVFCDVLRTAVCMDVRGSNVTFVFISKTMTWTEAQSYCRANHTDLASVRNMEENQKVTELLPSGQSVWIGLFRDSWKWSDGSNSSFRYWNEVEPNGNTENCVAADFSGSGKWEDWTCGQRKAFICYIAKKTKKVVRVRLMKKSSSLDLNDPPVMEDILRELKQKLKDEGVDGDVKLSWRKQSDGKVFHKEKETEKKTTKKRDEL from the exons atgaacatgactgaagctcagagctactgcagagaaaaatacacagaccTGGCCACTATAGACAACATGGAGGACGTGAACCTCTTGACCTCCATGGCAGATTTAAGCAGAATGGTCTACCCAACATACAGCTAT CGAGCCTGGATAGGTCTGTACGACGATGTGAACAGCTGGAGGTGGTCGCTGTCAGACAGAAGTTTCtacacacaggaggaggctgagttCAGGAACTGGTACTCTGGAGAACCAGACAATTACAATAGTAGAGAACACTGTGCATGGATCACCAATGATGGACAGTGgaatgatgttttttgtgatgttCTCCGTACAGCAGTCTGCATGGATGTCAGAG ggtcaaatgtcacatttgtcttcatcagcaaaacaatgacatggactgaagctcagagctactgcagagcaaaccacacagacctggccagtgtgagaaacatggaggaaaaccAGAAGGTAACAGAGCTGCTACCTTCAGGACAAAGTGTCTGGATCGGCCTTTTCAGAGACTCCTGGAAGTGGTCGGATGGAAGTAACTCCTCATTTAGGTACTGGAATGAGGTTGAACCTAATGGGAACACGGAGAACTGTGTGGCAGCAGACTTCAGTGGCTCTGGAAAATGGGAGGACTGGACCTGTGGTCAGAGGAAAGCATTTATTTGCTACATTG caaagaaaacaaagaaagtggTGAGAGTGAGGCTCATGAAGAAAAGCTCCTCTCTGGATCTGAATGACCCTCCTGTGATGGAAGACATCTTGAGGGAG ctcaaacagaagctgaaggACGAGGGAGTGGACGGAGACGTCAAACTGAGCTGGAGGAAGCAGTCGGATGGAAAGGTCTTCCACAAGGAAAAGGAGACTGAGAAGAAAACCACTAAGAAAAGAGATGAACTTTAA